The following coding sequences are from one Neovison vison isolate M4711 chromosome X, ASM_NN_V1, whole genome shotgun sequence window:
- the LOC122897228 gene encoding melanoma-associated antigen D4 — translation MAEGSYRVESEAYNVEDMDEGSDEVGEEEMVEGNDYEEFGAFGGYGTLTSFDIRILRAFGSLGPGLRILSNEPWELENPMLARTLMEAFQLDPETLANEAAARAANVARAAASNRAARAAAAAARATYNQVVANRPVATDQASGEDTQPMTYAAQAQAAAPETTRAAPLPPSSQMLVNSEMAAPGALAASTQPQPVSQAQEAATEGPSTACAFTQAPCASEMDATRPKTAFLGQNDVFDFTQPAGVSGMAFPRPKRPAPAQEAAPEGPSAASSGVPQAAPAREGAATRPKTTKSGKALAKTRWVEPQNVVPAAATKAKVAPSIPEPEGAAATAQHSAEPWVRMGGKRTKKSKHLDDEYESSEEEREPPAVPPTWRASQPPLTVRAQMAPRPPMALRSQVPSRHVLCLPPRNVTLLQERANKLVKYLMIKDYKKIPIKRSDMMKDVIREYDEHFPEIIERATYTLEKKFGIHLKEIDKEEHLYILVCTRDSSARLLGKTKDTPRLSLLLVILGVIFMNGNRASEAVLWEALRKMGLRPGVRHPFLGDLRKLITEDFVKQKYLEYKKIPNSSPPEYEFLWGLRARHETSKMRVLRFIAQNQNRDPREWKAHFLEAVDDAFKTMDVDMAEEHARAQMRAQMNIGDEALVGRWSWDDIQVELLTWDEDGDFGDAWARIPFAFWARYHQYILNSNRANRRATWRAGVSSGTNGGASTSILDGPSTSSTIRTRNAARTSANFFSWIQQR, via the exons ATGGCTGAGGGAAGCTACCGCGTGGAATCGGAAGCCTACAACGTTGAAGACATGGATGAGGGTAGTGATGAAGTCGGGGAGGAGGAGATGGTTGAAGGAAACGACTATGAAGAGTTCGGTGCTTTTGGAGGCTACGGCACCCTCACCAGCTTTGACATCCGTATCCTCAGAGCCTTTGGGAGCTTGGGTCCAGGCCTTCGCATCTTATCG AATGAGCCCTGGGAACTGGAAAACCCTATGCTGGCTAGGACTCTGATGGAGGCATTTCAGCTGGATCCAGAAACACTTGCCAATGAGGCTGCTGCCCGTGCTGCCAACGTAGCCCGCGCAGCCGCCTCCAACCGTGCTGCTAgggccgccgccgctgctgctcgTGCCACCTATAATCAGGTGGTTGCTAACCGCCCGGTGGCCACAGACCAGGCTTCAGGAGAAGATACTCAGCCCATGACCTATGCGGCCCAGGCTCAGGCAGCTGCCCCCGAGACAACCCGGGCTGCTCCATTGCCGCCTTCCTCCCAGATGCTAGTCAACAGTGAGATGGCCGCCCCGGGGGCTCTGGCAGCGTCCACTCAGCCCCAGCCAGTCTCCCAGGCCCAAGAGGCCGCTACCGAGGGCCCCAGTACCGCCTGTGCTTTCACTCAGGCTCCATGTGCTAGTGAGATGGATGCCACCCGGCCCAAGACAGCTTTCCTGGGTCAGAACGATGTCTTTGATTTCACCCAGCCAGCAGGTGTCAGTGGCATGGCCTTTCCACGCCCCAAGAGGCCCGCCCCGGCCCAAGAGGCTGCCCCAGAGGGCCCCAGTGCTGCCTCCTCGGGGGTGCCCCAGGCGGCACCTGCCAGGGAGGGGGCAGCCACCCGGCCCAAGACGACCAAGTCCGGAAAGGCTCTCGCCAAGACTCGGTGGGTGGAGCCTCAGAATGTTGTGCCAGCAGCTGCCACCAAGGCCAAGGTGGCTCCGAGCATCCCTGAGCCCGAGGGTGCAGCTGCCACCGCTCAGCACAGTGCTGAGCCCTGGGTCAGGATGGGAGGCAAGAGGACCAAGAAG TCCAAGCACCTGGATGATGAATATGAGAGCAGCGAGGAGGAGAGAGAGCCTCCTGCGGTCCCACCGACCTGGAGAGCGTCACAGCCCCCATTGACGGTGCGGGCTCAGATGGCTCCCCGGCCCCCCATGGCCCTGAGGTCCCAGGTACCCTCAAGACACGTACTGTGCTTGCCACCCCGCAACGTGACCCTTCTGCAGGAGAGG GCGAATAAGTTGGTGAAATATCTGATGATTAAGGACTACAAGAAGATCCCCATCAAGCGCTCAG ACATGATGAAGGATGTCATCCGAGAATACGACGAACATTTCCCTGAGATCATTGAACGAGCAACATACACCCTGGAAAAG AAGTTTGGGATCCACCTGAAGGAAATTGACAAGGAAGAACACCTGTACATTCTCGTGTGCACGCGGGACTCCTCAGCTCGCCTCCTGGGAAA GACCAAGGACACTCCCAGGCTGAGCCTCCTCTTGGTGATTCTGGGAGTCATTTTCATGAATGGCAACCGTGCCAGCGAGG CTGTCCTCTGGGAGGCACTGCGAAAGATGGGTCTGCGCCCTGG GGTGAGGCATCCATTCCTTGGAGATCTGAGGAAGCTCATTACGGAGGATTTTGTGAAGCAGAA GTACCTGGAATACAAGAAGATCCCCAATAGCAGCCCACCAGAGTATGAATTCCTCTGGGGCCTGCGAGCCCGTCACGAGACCAGCAAGATGAGGGTGCTGAGATTCATCGCCCAG AATCAGAACCGAGACCCCCGGGAATGGAAGGCTCATTTCCTGGAGGCTGTCGATGACGCTTTCAAGACGATGGACGTGGATATGGCTGAGGAACATGCCAGGGCCCAGATGAGAGCCCAGATGAACATCGGGGATGAAGCTCTTGTTGGACGCTGGAGCTGGGATGACATACAGGTGGAGCTACTGACCTGGGATGAGGACGGAGATTTTGGTGACGCCTGGGCCAGGATTCCCTTCGCTTTCTGGGCCAGATACCATCAGTACATCCTGAATAGCAACCGTGCCAACCGGAGGGCCACTTGGAGAGCTGGCGTCAGCAGTGGCACTAATGGTGGGGCCAGCACCAGCATTCTAGATGGGCCCAGCACCAGCTCCACCATCCGGACCAGAAATGCCGCCAGAACGAGTGCCAACTTCTTCTCCTGGATCCA ACAGCGCTGA